The Amycolatopsis jiangsuensis nucleotide sequence GTGAACTTCACCCGCGGCCTCGCCATGGACCTCGGACCGCACGGCATCCGGGTGAACGCGGTCGCACCGGCGCTGACGATCGGCGAGGAGCACCGGCAGCTGCCCGGGATCGACCAGCTGGCCGAGCGGTTCGACCGTCGCCGGGCGCTGCGCGGCCACTCCACCCCGGCCGACATCGGTGCCGCGGTCGCCTTCCTCGCCTCCGCCGACGCCCGGTGCATCACCGGCACCGTCCTGCCCGTCGACGGCGGGATCACCGCCGCCAGCGGGCAACCCGACCTGTTCTGATTTCGCCCGAAAGGATTCTCGATGATCGACCCCGAAGTCGCGGCCGCGATCGCCGCGTTGCCCAAGAACTCCAAGGGAACCCTGCTGGACTACAGCGACATCCCCGCGCTCCGCGAACAGTTGCGGGCAGCCGCGGCGGCTGCCGAGACGCCACCACAGGATCCCCGGGTGGCCGTCGAAACCCTGCTCCTCGACCGGGTGGACGGATCACAGCTGGCCGTGGTCCTCTACCGGCCGGTGGACGGACCCGAGACACAGCCGGCGATTCTGTGGTTCCACGGCGGTGGCCAGGTCCTCGGCGGCGAGCCGCACCACGACGCCGAGTACCTCACCTCCCTCGCGCTCGCATGTGAGTGCGTGGTCGCCGCGGTGGACTACCGGGTCGCCCCGGAGACCCCGGCACCCGGCGGTGCGGAGGACGGCTACCTGGCCTACACCCACCTGTGCAAGCACGCCGCCGACCACGACCTCGACCCCACGCGGATCGGTCTCGCCGGGGCGAGCGGCGGTGGCGCGCCCGCCACG carries:
- a CDS encoding alpha/beta hydrolase, which produces MIDPEVAAAIAALPKNSKGTLLDYSDIPALREQLRAAAAAAETPPQDPRVAVETLLLDRVDGSQLAVVLYRPVDGPETQPAILWFHGGGQVLGGEPHHDAEYLTSLALACECVVAAVDYRVAPETPAPGGAEDGYLAYTHLCKHAADHDLDPTRIGLAGASGGGAPATVTALMVRDREAPVPRVLSLLYPMLDDRNETPSSHEVTDIGVFDRQENLYAWAAVLGDRAGAPDLHPYCAPGRATDLSGFPRTFLAVGQYDVFRDENIDFARRLIAAGVSVDLHVYGGAVHAWDRFAPETALARTFAQTWHNSVRHSLHA